In Myxocyprinus asiaticus isolate MX2 ecotype Aquarium Trade chromosome 8, UBuf_Myxa_2, whole genome shotgun sequence, a single genomic region encodes these proteins:
- the LOC127445477 gene encoding polymeric immunoglobulin receptor-like isoform X3 produces the protein MEADVWKTSIQYFLLFIYISKKDIPITSGMSARDQRFSLNVDTTAKIFTVTITDLKPNDEGQYLCAIERPLSDVYTEIRVNIRKMVQVSGIKGKELSITCHYKHDATDNDKFFCKGKDPSLCETSGIKVSSEKHKHGRFSLSDDISARDFIVTITDLREEDSGIYWCGYVVKTIFKQTHNEWISAIDLKISEVTPGTSTTSKRTSPQITTTASFYITKPASADPASNRPVTTASSLSTSSSSLLLLPSSSSSSTDSFSPKPQSGFTSIIMLLVMVMLLVFGFLVIVYIRRKQKKKELQFRGAVCCSMENLPDGEIGKTKEGTHPIYDYEEILLTNDHSDYSLFHPVFGEDDASVYAVAQLPSITSDSVTYSTIKLQNTAHSDRTSPDGQTTCDYATVNP, from the exons ATGGAGGCAGATGTGTGGAAGACATCAATTCAGTATTTTCTTCTATTCATCTACATCTCAA AAAAGGATATACCCATTACATCTGGAATGTCTGCTAGAGATCAGAGATTCTCTTTGAATGTCGACACCACAGCCAAAATCTTCACTGTCACTATAACAGATCTGAAACCAAACGATGAAGGACAGTACTTGTGTGCTATAGAGAGACCTCTATCTGATGTCTACACTGAGATTCGAGTAAATATCAGAAAAA TGGTCCAAGTGTCTGGTATAAAAGGAAAGGAGCTGTCCATCACATGTCATTACAAACATGATGCCACAGATAATGACAAATTCTTCTGTAAAGGAAAAGACCCATCCTTATGTGAGACATCTGGGATCAAAGTTTCATCTGAGAAACACAAACATGGCAGATTTTCTCTGAGTGATGATATATCTGCAAGAGATTTTATTGTGACCATCACTGATCTGAGAGAAGAGGATTCTGGGATATACTGGTGTGGATATGTGGTAAAGACAATATTTAAACAAACGCATAACGAGTGGATTTCAGCAATTGATCTAAAGATTTCTGAAG TCACACCAGGTACATCAACCACATCAAAGAGGACGTCACCTCAAATAACCACAACAGCTTCCTTTTACATCACTAAACCAGCATCAGCAGATCCTGCATCAAACAGACCTGTCACAACTGCATCATCATTATCAACTTCATCTTCATCATTATTACTTCTCCCATCATCATCTTCCTCTTCTACTGATTCATTCTCACCCAAACCACAATCAG GTTTTACAAGTATCATTATGCTGCTGGTTATGGTCATGCTGTTGGTGTTTGGATTCTTAGTGATTGTTTACATCAGAcggaaacaaaagaaaaaag AACTGCAGTTCAGAGGAGCTGTTTGTTGCTCAATGGAGAATCTGCCCGATGGAGAGATTGGAAAAACTAAAGAA GGCACTCATCCCATCTATGATTATGAAGAGATCCTTCTGACAAATGATCATTCTGATTACAGTTTGTTTCATCCTGTATTTGGTGAAGATGATGCCTCTGTTTATGCTGTAGCACAATTACCCAGCATCACCTCTGATAGTGTCACTTATTCCACCATCAAATTACAGAATACAGCTCATTCAGACAGAACCTCTCCTGATGGGCAGACAACATGTGACTATGCAACTGTTAATCCATGA
- the LOC127445477 gene encoding polymeric immunoglobulin receptor-like isoform X4 produces MEADVWKTSIQYFLLFIYISNLKPNDEGQYLCAIERPLSDVYTEIRVNIRKMVQVSGIKGKELSITCHYKHDATDNDKFFCKGKDPSLCETSGIKVSSEKHKHGRFSLSDDISARDFIVTITDLREEDSGIYWCGYVVKTIFKQTHNEWISAIDLKISEVTPGTSTTSKRTSPQITTTASFYITKPASADPASNRPVTTASSLSTSSSSLLLLPSSSSSSTDSFSPKPQSGFTSIIMLLVMVMLLVFGFLVIVYIRRKQKKKELQFRGAVCCSMENLPDGEIGKTKEGTHPIYDYEEILLTNDHSDYSLFHPVFGEDDASVYAVAQLPSITSDSVTYSTIKLQNTAHSDRTSPDGQTTCDYATVNP; encoded by the exons ATGGAGGCAGATGTGTGGAAGACATCAATTCAGTATTTTCTTCTATTCATCTACATCTCAA ATCTGAAACCAAACGATGAAGGACAGTACTTGTGTGCTATAGAGAGACCTCTATCTGATGTCTACACTGAGATTCGAGTAAATATCAGAAAAA TGGTCCAAGTGTCTGGTATAAAAGGAAAGGAGCTGTCCATCACATGTCATTACAAACATGATGCCACAGATAATGACAAATTCTTCTGTAAAGGAAAAGACCCATCCTTATGTGAGACATCTGGGATCAAAGTTTCATCTGAGAAACACAAACATGGCAGATTTTCTCTGAGTGATGATATATCTGCAAGAGATTTTATTGTGACCATCACTGATCTGAGAGAAGAGGATTCTGGGATATACTGGTGTGGATATGTGGTAAAGACAATATTTAAACAAACGCATAACGAGTGGATTTCAGCAATTGATCTAAAGATTTCTGAAG TCACACCAGGTACATCAACCACATCAAAGAGGACGTCACCTCAAATAACCACAACAGCTTCCTTTTACATCACTAAACCAGCATCAGCAGATCCTGCATCAAACAGACCTGTCACAACTGCATCATCATTATCAACTTCATCTTCATCATTATTACTTCTCCCATCATCATCTTCCTCTTCTACTGATTCATTCTCACCCAAACCACAATCAG GTTTTACAAGTATCATTATGCTGCTGGTTATGGTCATGCTGTTGGTGTTTGGATTCTTAGTGATTGTTTACATCAGAcggaaacaaaagaaaaaag AACTGCAGTTCAGAGGAGCTGTTTGTTGCTCAATGGAGAATCTGCCCGATGGAGAGATTGGAAAAACTAAAGAA GGCACTCATCCCATCTATGATTATGAAGAGATCCTTCTGACAAATGATCATTCTGATTACAGTTTGTTTCATCCTGTATTTGGTGAAGATGATGCCTCTGTTTATGCTGTAGCACAATTACCCAGCATCACCTCTGATAGTGTCACTTATTCCACCATCAAATTACAGAATACAGCTCATTCAGACAGAACCTCTCCTGATGGGCAGACAACATGTGACTATGCAACTGTTAATCCATGA
- the LOC127445477 gene encoding polymeric immunoglobulin receptor-like isoform X2, with the protein MEADVWKTSIQYFLLFIYISSVTTYTSYQGGSVDIRCPYKPKYLSNIKYLCRGKCSTLRIVSEKDIPITSGMSARDQRFSLNVDTTAKIFTVTITDLKPNDEGQYLCAIERPLSDVYTEIRVNIRKMVQVSGIKGKELSITCHYKHDATDNDKFFCKGKDPSLCETSGIKVSSEKHKHGRFSLSDDISARDFIVTITDLREEDSGIYWCGYVVKTIFKQTHNEWISAIDLKISEVTPGTSTTSKRTSPQITTTASFYITKPASADPASNRPVTTASSLSTSSSSLLLLPSSSSSSTDSFSPKPQSGFTSIIMLLVMVMLLVFGFLVIVYIRRKQKKKELQFRGAVCCSMENLPDGEIGKTKEGTHPIYDYEEILLTNDHSDYSLFHPVFGEDDASVYAVAQLPSITSDSVTYSTIKLQNTAHSDRTSPDGQTTCDYATVNP; encoded by the exons ATGGAGGCAGATGTGTGGAAGACATCAATTCAGTATTTTCTTCTATTCATCTACATCTCAA GTGTCACAACATACACTTCATATCAGGGAGGAAGTGTTGATATCAGATGCCCCTATAAGCCAAAATATTTAAGTAACATAAAGTACCTCTGCAGAGGAAAATGCTCCACTCTGCGTATTGTTTCAGAAAAGGATATACCCATTACATCTGGAATGTCTGCTAGAGATCAGAGATTCTCTTTGAATGTCGACACCACAGCCAAAATCTTCACTGTCACTATAACAGATCTGAAACCAAACGATGAAGGACAGTACTTGTGTGCTATAGAGAGACCTCTATCTGATGTCTACACTGAGATTCGAGTAAATATCAGAAAAA TGGTCCAAGTGTCTGGTATAAAAGGAAAGGAGCTGTCCATCACATGTCATTACAAACATGATGCCACAGATAATGACAAATTCTTCTGTAAAGGAAAAGACCCATCCTTATGTGAGACATCTGGGATCAAAGTTTCATCTGAGAAACACAAACATGGCAGATTTTCTCTGAGTGATGATATATCTGCAAGAGATTTTATTGTGACCATCACTGATCTGAGAGAAGAGGATTCTGGGATATACTGGTGTGGATATGTGGTAAAGACAATATTTAAACAAACGCATAACGAGTGGATTTCAGCAATTGATCTAAAGATTTCTGAAG TCACACCAGGTACATCAACCACATCAAAGAGGACGTCACCTCAAATAACCACAACAGCTTCCTTTTACATCACTAAACCAGCATCAGCAGATCCTGCATCAAACAGACCTGTCACAACTGCATCATCATTATCAACTTCATCTTCATCATTATTACTTCTCCCATCATCATCTTCCTCTTCTACTGATTCATTCTCACCCAAACCACAATCAG GTTTTACAAGTATCATTATGCTGCTGGTTATGGTCATGCTGTTGGTGTTTGGATTCTTAGTGATTGTTTACATCAGAcggaaacaaaagaaaaaag AACTGCAGTTCAGAGGAGCTGTTTGTTGCTCAATGGAGAATCTGCCCGATGGAGAGATTGGAAAAACTAAAGAA GGCACTCATCCCATCTATGATTATGAAGAGATCCTTCTGACAAATGATCATTCTGATTACAGTTTGTTTCATCCTGTATTTGGTGAAGATGATGCCTCTGTTTATGCTGTAGCACAATTACCCAGCATCACCTCTGATAGTGTCACTTATTCCACCATCAAATTACAGAATACAGCTCATTCAGACAGAACCTCTCCTGATGGGCAGACAACATGTGACTATGCAACTGTTAATCCATGA
- the LOC127445477 gene encoding polymeric immunoglobulin receptor-like isoform X1, whose translation MSARDQRFSLNVDTTAKIFTVTITDLKPNDEGQYLCAIERPLSDVYTEIRVNIRKMVQVSGIKGKELSITCHYKHDATDNDKFFCKGKDPSLCETSGIKVSSEKHKHGRFSLSDDISARDFIVTITDLREEDSGIYWCGYVVKTIFKQTHNEWISAIDLKISEVTPGTSTTSKRTSPQITTTASFYITKPASADPASNRPVTTASSLSTSSSSLLLLPSSSSSSTDSFSPKPQSGFTSIIMLLVMVMLLVFGFLVIVYIRRKQKKKELQFRGAVCCSMENLPDGEIGKTKEGTHPIYDYEEILLTNDHSDYSLFHPVFGEDDASVYAVAQLPSITSDSVTYSTIKLQNTAHSDRTSPDGQTTCDYATVNP comes from the exons ATGTCTGCTAGAGATCAGAGATTCTCTTTGAATGTCGACACCACAGCCAAAATCTTCACTGTCACTATAACAGATCTGAAACCAAACGATGAAGGACAGTACTTGTGTGCTATAGAGAGACCTCTATCTGATGTCTACACTGAGATTCGAGTAAATATCAGAAAAA TGGTCCAAGTGTCTGGTATAAAAGGAAAGGAGCTGTCCATCACATGTCATTACAAACATGATGCCACAGATAATGACAAATTCTTCTGTAAAGGAAAAGACCCATCCTTATGTGAGACATCTGGGATCAAAGTTTCATCTGAGAAACACAAACATGGCAGATTTTCTCTGAGTGATGATATATCTGCAAGAGATTTTATTGTGACCATCACTGATCTGAGAGAAGAGGATTCTGGGATATACTGGTGTGGATATGTGGTAAAGACAATATTTAAACAAACGCATAACGAGTGGATTTCAGCAATTGATCTAAAGATTTCTGAAG TCACACCAGGTACATCAACCACATCAAAGAGGACGTCACCTCAAATAACCACAACAGCTTCCTTTTACATCACTAAACCAGCATCAGCAGATCCTGCATCAAACAGACCTGTCACAACTGCATCATCATTATCAACTTCATCTTCATCATTATTACTTCTCCCATCATCATCTTCCTCTTCTACTGATTCATTCTCACCCAAACCACAATCAG GTTTTACAAGTATCATTATGCTGCTGGTTATGGTCATGCTGTTGGTGTTTGGATTCTTAGTGATTGTTTACATCAGAcggaaacaaaagaaaaaag AACTGCAGTTCAGAGGAGCTGTTTGTTGCTCAATGGAGAATCTGCCCGATGGAGAGATTGGAAAAACTAAAGAA GGCACTCATCCCATCTATGATTATGAAGAGATCCTTCTGACAAATGATCATTCTGATTACAGTTTGTTTCATCCTGTATTTGGTGAAGATGATGCCTCTGTTTATGCTGTAGCACAATTACCCAGCATCACCTCTGATAGTGTCACTTATTCCACCATCAAATTACAGAATACAGCTCATTCAGACAGAACCTCTCCTGATGGGCAGACAACATGTGACTATGCAACTGTTAATCCATGA